From one Syntrophorhabdus sp. genomic stretch:
- a CDS encoding DNA-directed RNA polymerase subunit alpha yields the protein MPMFEKNWQELIRPTKIEIEKKESTYVKFSTEPFERGYGVTIGNSLRRVLLSSIMGAAITSVWIDSVDHEFSTVRGVKEDVTEMILNLKKVVIRMTDDRPALLKIDVKGKREVKAGDITHDGGVEVINPDLHIATLSSDAKLYMEMKARLGRGYQPSEQNVEDADPIGTVPIDAIFSPIRKVSYSVTQARVGRRTDYDKLSMEIWTDGSVDPLDALSFAAKIIKEQMRIFINFDEVEEAEAGEERGQEKTDFNENLYRSVDELELSVRSANCLKNADIKYIGELVQKTEQEILMTKNFGRKSLNEIKEILSCMGLRLGLKLDSFPAREELDKMVLKKKDHM from the coding sequence ATGCCTATGTTTGAAAAGAACTGGCAGGAGCTTATCAGGCCAACCAAGATCGAGATAGAGAAGAAAGAGAGCACCTACGTGAAGTTCTCCACGGAGCCCTTCGAGAGAGGGTACGGTGTTACGATCGGCAACTCTCTCCGCAGGGTACTTTTGTCCTCGATCATGGGTGCCGCTATAACGTCGGTCTGGATAGACTCTGTTGACCATGAATTCTCAACGGTCCGGGGCGTCAAGGAAGACGTTACGGAGATGATCCTGAACCTGAAGAAGGTTGTTATCAGGATGACCGACGACAGACCTGCCCTTTTGAAGATCGATGTAAAAGGCAAGAGGGAAGTGAAGGCGGGAGACATCACGCATGACGGCGGGGTGGAGGTTATCAACCCAGACCTGCATATAGCCACACTGTCAAGCGATGCCAAGCTGTACATGGAGATGAAGGCAAGGCTGGGCCGCGGGTATCAGCCCTCGGAACAGAACGTCGAAGACGCGGATCCCATCGGCACCGTTCCCATAGACGCCATCTTCTCTCCCATCAGGAAGGTGAGCTATAGCGTTACTCAGGCCAGGGTGGGCCGACGGACGGATTATGACAAGCTGTCCATGGAGATCTGGACCGACGGCAGCGTCGATCCCCTCGATGCGCTCTCCTTCGCGGCGAAGATCATCAAGGAGCAGATGCGCATCTTCATCAACTTCGACGAGGTCGAGGAAGCGGAGGCGGGCGAGGAAAGAGGACAGGAAAAAACCGATTTCAACGAAAACCTGTATCGCAGCGTAGATGAGCTCGAGCTCTCCGTGAGGAGCGCGAACTGCCTGAAGAACGCGGACATCAAGTACATAGGGGAACTTGTCCAGAAGACGGAGCAGGAGATCCTCATGACAAAGAACTTTGGAAGGAAGTCCTTGAACGAGATCAAGGAGATTCTTTCTTGCATGGGCCTTCGGCTTGGTTTAAAATTAGACAGCTTTCCGGCAAGGGAAGAACTGGACAAGATGGTTCTCAAGAAAAAAGATCACATGTAG
- the rpmJ gene encoding 50S ribosomal protein L36 — protein MKVKPSVKKRCDKCKIIKRKGVVRIICENPKHKQKQG, from the coding sequence ATGAAGGTAAAGCCTTCGGTGAAGAAGAGATGTGACAAATGCAAGATCATCAAGCGGAAGGGCGTCGTCAGGATCATCTGCGAGAACCCCAAGCATAAGCAGAAACAGGGCTAA
- the infA gene encoding translation initiation factor IF-1 — MPKGEGIEIEGTVVEPLPNAMFRVELPNGHRVLAHVSGKMRMHYIKILRGDKVVVELSPYDLTRGRIIYRVK; from the coding sequence ATGCCAAAAGGCGAAGGTATAGAGATAGAAGGAACGGTCGTAGAACCCCTGCCCAACGCGATGTTCAGGGTTGAGCTCCCCAACGGTCACAGGGTTCTGGCCCACGTGTCCGGAAAGATGCGGATGCACTACATAAAGATACTCAGGGGAGACAAGGTCGTGGTCGAGTTGTCGCCATACGACCTCACGCGGGGCAGGATCATTTATCGCGTCAAGTAG
- the rplQ gene encoding 50S ribosomal protein L17 has product MRHQNRVKKMNRTKSHKRALFMNLANALFDHESIKTTNPKAMELRKVADRLITLAKRKDLHSLRLAFAFLRDKRVVRKLFSDIGDRYAAINGGYTRVVKIGLRKGDAAPMAIIELTQKKEPEKEKEKGKAKESKEAKPAKEKKEKAPAKKKAAPKKETAAGEEAKPKRTRKPKAEKKVEEIPEGTQNA; this is encoded by the coding sequence ATGAGGCATCAGAACAGAGTGAAGAAAATGAATCGAACCAAGAGCCACAAGCGGGCGTTGTTCATGAACCTCGCCAACGCCCTGTTCGATCACGAAAGCATAAAGACCACGAACCCGAAGGCGATGGAACTCAGGAAGGTGGCCGACAGGCTCATCACCCTGGCGAAGAGAAAGGATCTTCACTCGCTGCGTCTTGCCTTTGCTTTCCTGAGAGACAAAAGGGTTGTCAGAAAACTATTCAGCGACATCGGGGACCGTTATGCGGCCATAAACGGCGGATACACCCGTGTGGTCAAGATCGGTCTCAGGAAGGGCGATGCCGCCCCCATGGCGATCATCGAACTGACGCAGAAGAAGGAGCCGGAGAAAGAGAAAGAGAAGGGTAAGGCGAAAGAGTCGAAAGAGGCGAAACCCGCAAAGGAAAAGAAAGAGAAGGCACCGGCGAAGAAGAAGGCAGCTCCGAAGAAAGAGACGGCCGCCGGTGAAGAAGCGAAGCCGAAGAGAACGAGAAAGCCGAAAGCCGAAAAGAAGGTGGAGGAGATACCGGAAGGTACCCAGAACGCCTGA
- the rpsK gene encoding 30S ribosomal protein S11 yields MAKVRRSGKKKVKKNIPVGGAHIQSSFNNTIITITDPQGNVVSWSSGGVVGFKGSRKSTPFAAQLAAENAAKKAMEHGLRTVDVYVKGPGAGREAALRALQSAGLKIHLIRDVTPIPHNGCRPPKRRRV; encoded by the coding sequence ATGGCTAAGGTCAGAAGAAGCGGAAAGAAAAAGGTAAAAAAGAATATCCCCGTCGGTGGAGCACATATACAGTCGAGCTTCAATAACACGATCATCACGATCACCGATCCCCAGGGCAACGTCGTGTCGTGGTCGAGCGGAGGTGTTGTGGGCTTCAAGGGTTCGCGTAAGAGCACTCCCTTTGCCGCACAGCTTGCCGCCGAGAACGCTGCGAAGAAGGCCATGGAGCATGGGCTGAGGACAGTGGACGTCTATGTGAAGGGCCCCGGAGCGGGACGTGAGGCGGCGCTAAGGGCGCTCCAGAGCGCGGGACTCAAGATCCATCTCATCCGAGACGTTACGCCCATCCCTCACAACGGCTGCAGACCGCCGAAACGCAGAAGGGTTTAA
- the map gene encoding type I methionyl aminopeptidase — protein MVFLKTKEEIEKMRVASGRAMEMLLYLKDLVKAGVKTMDLENACEEKIKKTGDVKAAFKGYNGFPYCLCVSVNDEVVHGMPSERQLKENDIVSIDFGLLYEGYYGDVAMTYAVGGVSKAARKLLEVTETSLYRGIDEAREGNRLHDISHAIQEFVEGERFSVVREFVGHGIGRSLHEEPQVPNYGTRGTGLRLKAGMVFAIEPMVNMGKSEVYVKENGWTAATKDGSLSAHFEHTVAVTGNGPVILSRV, from the coding sequence ATGGTCTTTCTGAAAACAAAAGAGGAGATTGAAAAAATGCGTGTCGCCAGTGGAAGGGCGATGGAAATGCTCCTCTATCTGAAGGATCTGGTGAAGGCAGGCGTGAAGACGATGGACCTCGAGAATGCCTGCGAGGAAAAGATCAAGAAGACGGGAGACGTGAAGGCCGCCTTCAAGGGGTACAACGGCTTCCCTTATTGCTTGTGTGTGTCCGTGAACGACGAGGTCGTGCACGGCATGCCCTCTGAACGGCAGCTGAAAGAGAATGATATCGTGAGCATTGATTTTGGTCTTCTTTATGAAGGGTATTACGGAGATGTGGCAATGACCTATGCCGTCGGGGGTGTCTCGAAGGCCGCGCGGAAGCTTCTCGAAGTGACGGAAACGTCTCTCTACCGCGGGATAGACGAGGCCCGGGAGGGCAACAGGCTCCATGATATCTCCCACGCCATACAGGAGTTTGTTGAGGGAGAGAGGTTCTCTGTTGTGAGGGAGTTCGTGGGCCACGGAATTGGACGGAGCCTGCATGAAGAACCCCAGGTGCCCAATTACGGGACGAGGGGGACGGGATTGAGGCTCAAGGCCGGAATGGTCTTTGCCATAGAACCGATGGTCAATATGGGAAAGAGTGAAGTGTACGTTAAGGAGAACGGCTGGACCGCCGCCACGAAAGATGGGAGCCTGTCGGCTCATTTCGAACACACTGTGGCCGTGACCGGCAACGGCCCCGTCATATTGAGCCGGGTGTAG
- the rpsD gene encoding 30S ribosomal protein S4, with protein MSRYVGPSCKLCRREGIKLFLKGERCYTEKCAIEKRNYPPGQHVDTKGKVMEYGMRLREKQRARRIYGLSEKQFRRFFVMAERKEGITGTNFLVFLERRIDNMVFRLGFATSRAEARQLVSHKHIAVNGRTVSSSSYLAKVGDVIEVRHKNLPAVVNALESVVRRGVPSWIDLDKDNMKGTIKLFPTRDDISLPIKEQLIVEYYSR; from the coding sequence TTGTCACGATACGTTGGACCATCATGCAAATTATGCCGGCGAGAAGGCATAAAGCTTTTCCTAAAGGGAGAAAGGTGCTACACGGAGAAATGTGCTATTGAAAAGAGGAATTACCCCCCGGGACAGCATGTGGATACCAAGGGCAAGGTCATGGAATACGGGATGCGTTTGCGGGAAAAGCAGCGCGCGCGCAGGATATACGGGCTCAGCGAGAAACAGTTCAGAAGGTTCTTCGTCATGGCCGAGCGCAAGGAAGGCATCACGGGAACCAATTTCCTCGTCTTTCTTGAAAGAAGGATCGACAATATGGTGTTCCGCCTGGGTTTCGCGACGTCCCGCGCCGAGGCGCGCCAGCTTGTATCCCACAAGCACATCGCCGTGAACGGCAGGACCGTGAGCTCTTCGTCCTACCTCGCGAAGGTGGGTGATGTCATAGAGGTGAGGCACAAGAACCTGCCTGCCGTCGTGAACGCGCTGGAATCGGTCGTGCGGAGGGGCGTGCCCTCGTGGATAGACCTGGACAAGGACAATATGAAGGGTACCATCAAGCTCTTTCCGACCCGCGACGATATTTCGTTGCCGATCAAGGAACAGTTGATCGTAGAGTACTATTCAAGGTAG
- the rpsM gene encoding 30S ribosomal protein S13: MARIAGVDIPRDKRIEVALTYIYGIGRTLSVKILSQAGIDPNKRTHTLLDEEIAKIRDILENEYKVEGDLRKEVSMNIKRLMDIGCYRGLRHRRSLPVHGQRTRTNSRTRKGPRKTSMKRK, from the coding sequence GTGGCACGAATTGCTGGCGTCGATATACCCAGGGACAAAAGGATCGAAGTGGCCCTGACCTACATCTACGGCATCGGGAGAACGCTTTCCGTGAAGATCCTGAGCCAGGCCGGGATCGATCCGAACAAGAGGACGCATACTCTCCTCGACGAAGAGATCGCGAAGATAAGAGATATCCTGGAAAATGAATACAAGGTCGAAGGTGATCTGAGAAAAGAAGTGAGCATGAACATAAAAAGGCTCATGGACATTGGATGCTACCGCGGCCTGAGACATAGACGGAGCCTTCCCGTGCATGGACAGAGGACGAGGACGAACTCCCGGACCCGCAAAGGCCCGCGGAAGACTTCGATGAAACGAAAATAA
- the secY gene encoding preprotein translocase subunit SecY yields MGGFQNIGKIPELKRRIIWTLGLLAVYRVGIHIPTPGIDGNVLAGIFEQAKGTLLGFFDMFAGGGLERLSIFALGIMPYISASIILQLLTVVIPTLEKLSKEGEAGRRKITQYTRYGTVVISIIQGLFIAIGLEQMRGAGGEPVVFNPGWSFRLMTMITLTGGTSFIMWLGEQITEKGIGNGISLIIFAGIVARMPNAVAGTWSLVNTGELNWFVVLVLMAMMLAVVAFIIFMETSQRRIPVQYAKRVVGRKMMGGQSTHLPLKVNTAGVIPPIFASSIIMFPATISNFITHPYAKKVAELFTPGSALHEIFYVGFIIFFCYFYTAIVFNPDNVADNMKKYGGYIPGIRPGKRTSEYIDRVLTRVTFIGAIYVSFVCVLPTLLVKKFNVPFYFGGTALLIVVGVALDTIQQIESHLILRHYDGLVKKSQRIKGRR; encoded by the coding sequence GGGAGGTTTCCAGAATATTGGAAAGATCCCCGAGCTGAAGCGCAGGATCATATGGACCCTCGGGCTGCTTGCGGTCTACCGTGTCGGCATCCACATACCCACGCCGGGCATTGACGGAAACGTCCTCGCGGGCATCTTTGAGCAGGCCAAGGGAACCCTGCTCGGGTTTTTCGACATGTTCGCCGGCGGCGGACTGGAGAGGCTCTCCATCTTCGCCCTCGGGATCATGCCCTACATTTCGGCGTCGATCATACTTCAACTTCTGACCGTCGTCATACCCACGCTCGAGAAGCTCTCGAAGGAGGGTGAGGCGGGACGGAGGAAGATAACCCAGTACACACGGTATGGGACGGTCGTCATCAGCATCATCCAGGGCCTTTTCATCGCCATCGGCCTCGAACAGATGCGGGGAGCCGGCGGCGAGCCCGTCGTTTTCAACCCCGGGTGGAGCTTCCGGCTGATGACGATGATCACGCTCACGGGCGGCACGTCCTTCATCATGTGGCTCGGAGAGCAGATCACCGAGAAGGGCATAGGCAACGGCATCTCGCTGATCATCTTTGCGGGCATCGTGGCCCGTATGCCGAACGCCGTTGCAGGGACATGGAGCCTGGTCAACACCGGTGAGCTCAACTGGTTCGTGGTACTCGTCCTCATGGCGATGATGCTTGCCGTCGTTGCTTTCATAATATTCATGGAGACATCGCAGCGCAGGATCCCCGTGCAATACGCGAAAAGGGTCGTCGGGCGGAAGATGATGGGCGGTCAGTCGACGCACCTGCCGCTGAAGGTCAACACGGCAGGTGTCATCCCGCCGATCTTCGCGTCATCCATCATCATGTTCCCCGCCACGATCTCAAACTTCATCACCCATCCCTATGCGAAGAAGGTGGCGGAACTCTTCACACCGGGGTCAGCGCTCCACGAGATCTTCTACGTTGGCTTCATCATCTTCTTCTGCTACTTTTACACAGCCATCGTCTTCAACCCCGATAACGTGGCGGACAACATGAAGAAGTACGGGGGATACATACCAGGGATCAGGCCGGGCAAGCGGACATCGGAGTACATCGACAGGGTCCTCACGAGGGTGACATTCATAGGGGCGATATACGTATCTTTCGTGTGTGTGCTGCCGACGCTGCTGGTGAAGAAGTTCAACGTGCCCTTCTATTTCGGTGGCACGGCTCTACTCATCGTCGTCGGCGTCGCTCTTGACACAATTCAGCAGATAGAGTCCCATCTCATTCTGAGACATTACGACGGGCTGGTGAAGAAGTCGCAGAGGATCAAGGGACGACGATAG